The following coding sequences lie in one Timaviella obliquedivisa GSE-PSE-MK23-08B genomic window:
- a CDS encoding DUF1823 family protein, translating to MPDLPPLTNETLWAILNDELEDAIANQLIWQCLGYRRQQDQWDAAAVDPVWREAYPEPPDFIESRPATVKLTRSIAQEHKQLLKEELKFEGYSISELVPRKTRRATMVNWLLAYRKSSQS from the coding sequence ATGCCCGACTTACCCCCTCTTACAAATGAAACACTTTGGGCAATTCTGAACGATGAACTGGAGGATGCGATCGCCAACCAACTCATCTGGCAGTGCCTCGGCTATCGTCGTCAGCAAGACCAGTGGGATGCGGCTGCCGTTGACCCAGTGTGGCGCGAAGCGTATCCTGAGCCACCAGACTTTATTGAGAGCCGTCCGGCAACGGTTAAGTTAACGCGATCGATCGCCCAAGAGCATAAGCAGCTTTTGAAGGAGGAACTAAAGTTCGAGGGCTATTCAATCAGCGAGCTAGTGCCTCGCAAAACTCGGCGGGCAACGATGGTGAACTGGTTGTTGGCATACCGTAAGAGTTCTCAAAGCTAG
- a CDS encoding L,D-transpeptidase, producing the protein MPRGAIAQTIPASASGSASTSANLSSAQLKPLLDSLLALSPSSVVEVPELGGANRYLPSPNIVAKVHLLIRLSDRRVYVYDRDKVTTSFPIAIGRSGWETPAGKFQVIDKIIDPAWQNPFTGEIVSPGNDNPLGSRWIGFWTDGANYIGFHGTPNPESVGTSASHGCIRMYDKDVVSLFEIVRVGTPVEVVP; encoded by the coding sequence ATGCCAAGAGGAGCGATCGCGCAAACAATTCCCGCATCGGCATCTGGATCAGCTTCCACCTCTGCCAACCTTTCATCCGCTCAACTAAAACCGCTGCTCGATTCCTTGTTAGCACTCAGTCCTTCCTCTGTAGTAGAAGTACCGGAGCTAGGGGGCGCAAATCGCTACCTGCCGTCTCCGAATATCGTCGCAAAAGTACATCTGCTGATTCGGCTGAGCGATCGCCGCGTCTACGTCTACGATCGCGACAAAGTGACGACCAGCTTTCCCATTGCGATCGGACGGAGCGGCTGGGAAACGCCCGCTGGCAAGTTTCAAGTGATCGATAAAATCATAGACCCTGCTTGGCAAAATCCCTTTACAGGCGAAATTGTCTCCCCCGGCAATGATAATCCTCTAGGTTCTCGCTGGATTGGCTTCTGGACAGACGGTGCCAACTACATTGGCTTCCACGGTACCCCTAATCCCGAAAGCGTCGGTACGTCTGCTTCCCACGGCTGTATTCGGATGTATGACAAAGATGTCGTTTCATTGTTTGAAATAGTTCGCGTTGGCACCCCAGTAGAGGTCGTTCCGTAG
- a CDS encoding rhodanese-related sulfurtransferase, whose translation MSLVVATFYKFVRLPDFAEMRSPLHDLCESLGIRGTILLAEEGINGTLAGTAEAIAQLLNHLRADLRFANLEPKESSAELPPFDRLKVRLKKEIVTLGLPVDPNHQVGTYVQAQDWNALISDPDVVVIDTRNDYEVSIGTFERSQNPKTRSFRQFPEYVQRHLDPAQHPKVALFCTGGIRCEKASSFMLAQGFQEVYHLQGGILKYLEEIPDDESLWQGECFVFDQRVAIQQGLALGTYQMCPACGHPISPEVFSCPHCAPLADSVDLLSHLDTK comes from the coding sequence ATGTCATTGGTTGTTGCCACTTTCTATAAATTTGTTCGATTGCCCGATTTTGCCGAGATGCGATCGCCCCTTCACGATCTTTGCGAGTCTCTGGGCATTCGGGGCACCATTCTGCTGGCTGAAGAAGGCATTAATGGCACCTTGGCTGGAACGGCAGAAGCGATCGCCCAACTCCTGAACCATCTTCGTGCCGACCTTCGCTTTGCCAATTTAGAACCCAAAGAATCTTCTGCCGAGTTGCCGCCGTTTGATCGCCTCAAAGTTCGTCTTAAAAAAGAGATCGTTACCCTGGGCTTACCCGTTGACCCTAATCATCAAGTCGGTACCTACGTGCAGGCTCAAGACTGGAATGCCCTGATTTCTGATCCTGACGTAGTGGTGATTGATACTCGCAATGATTATGAAGTCAGCATTGGCACTTTTGAGCGATCGCAAAACCCCAAAACGCGATCGTTCCGGCAGTTTCCAGAGTACGTTCAGCGGCACCTTGACCCGGCGCAGCACCCCAAAGTAGCGCTGTTTTGCACAGGCGGCATTCGCTGCGAAAAAGCTTCATCCTTCATGCTGGCACAGGGTTTTCAAGAGGTTTACCATCTTCAGGGTGGCATTTTGAAGTATCTCGAAGAAATCCCCGACGATGAGAGCCTGTGGCAAGGAGAATGTTTTGTGTTTGACCAGCGGGTGGCAATTCAACAAGGACTCGCTTTAGGAACTTACCAGATGTGTCCAGCCTGCGGACATCCCATCTCCCCAGAAGTTTTTTCCTGTCCCCATTGCGCCCCTCTAGCCGATTCCGTAGATTTGCTCTCTCACCTTGATACAAAATGA
- the ruvA gene encoding Holliday junction branch migration protein RuvA produces the protein MISYLKGIVASVQKVSNTRVILTLEVNQIGYDLQVAPRLIQKIPPQEETMQVFTHMQTREDQTVLFGFESVAERDLFRQLISVSGIGPQMGLALLDSLGLQELVQAIVTSNTRLLSRTPGVGAKTAERIALELKTKLAEWRLQSGISTAPDASPASAIQEDVEMTLVALGYTNGEITQALRTVGQKTALAKNANAEAWIREAIAWLSQ, from the coding sequence ATGATTAGCTACCTCAAAGGCATCGTTGCAAGCGTTCAAAAAGTGAGCAATACCCGCGTAATCCTCACCCTGGAAGTCAACCAAATTGGCTACGATCTCCAAGTTGCTCCCCGCCTCATTCAAAAGATTCCGCCTCAAGAGGAAACGATGCAGGTGTTTACACACATGCAAACCCGCGAAGACCAGACTGTGCTGTTTGGCTTTGAATCCGTTGCGGAGCGGGATTTGTTTCGGCAACTAATTAGCGTCAGCGGCATTGGGCCCCAGATGGGACTGGCGCTGCTCGACTCATTGGGCTTACAAGAGTTGGTGCAGGCGATCGTCACTAGCAATACGCGCTTGCTGTCGCGGACTCCTGGAGTAGGAGCAAAAACCGCCGAGCGCATTGCCCTAGAGCTAAAAACTAAGCTAGCAGAATGGCGGCTTCAATCAGGAATTTCAACTGCGCCCGATGCATCTCCGGCTTCGGCAATTCAAGAGGATGTGGAGATGACACTGGTGGCATTGGGTTATACAAATGGCGAGATTACGCAGGCATTGCGTACCGTAGGTCAGAAAACGGCGCTGGCAAAGAATGCCAATGCAGAAGCCTGGATACGAGAAGCGATCGCCTGGTTAAGCCAGTAA
- a CDS encoding ABC transporter ATP-binding protein encodes MTDTILDVRNLQIQFQIDDRIINAVDGISFAINRGQTLGIVGESGSGKSVTALAVMGLIPCPPGKVASGEIWFKAEDAAPADLLTVSQAQIQQYRGDQISMIFQEPMSSLNPVYTCGYQLIEAIRLHQEIPMPEARRQALSLLQEVKLLPSDEQLEQECLEDLQKDGKLSERDLMQAVNQRKQAILERYPHELSGGQIQRVMIAMAISCNPTLLIADEPTTALDVTVQATILDLLRELRDRRGMSIMFITHDLGIIAEIADTVAVMYQGKIVESGDVLDIFAAPQHPYTKGLLACRPRPQQRMRYLPTVSDFMEVKTEGNATIIQPKVMTVEQKAHFTAEVTPEETSQRLTALEKQPPLLSVDSLQVGFPIRGAFGQTKRYVMAVNNVSFQVYPGETLGLVGESGCGKTTLSRTLLQLIKSMSGKMVFEGKDITQLKPRDLRQLRRDMQIIFQDPFSSLDPRTSIGDAVMEPLNIHQVESRRDRQQRVSYLLDRVGLDPAWSKRFPHEFSGGQRQRVCIARALALNPKFIICDESVSALDVSIQAQVLNLLKELQDEFKLTYIFISHDLSVVKFMSDRIMVMNRGKIEELGPADRVYNQPQQAYTRQLIAAIPTGNLQSIRDRRTQRANS; translated from the coding sequence ATGACCGATACTATTCTCGATGTTCGGAACTTGCAAATTCAGTTTCAAATCGACGATCGCATTATTAATGCTGTAGACGGCATTTCTTTTGCAATAAACCGTGGGCAAACCTTAGGAATTGTCGGAGAATCTGGCTCTGGCAAGTCGGTAACCGCGCTGGCAGTTATGGGGCTAATTCCTTGCCCACCCGGAAAAGTAGCGAGCGGTGAGATTTGGTTTAAGGCAGAAGACGCTGCTCCAGCTGATTTATTGACTGTTTCTCAAGCGCAAATTCAGCAGTACCGGGGCGACCAGATCTCAATGATTTTTCAAGAGCCGATGAGTTCTCTTAACCCAGTTTATACCTGCGGTTACCAACTCATTGAGGCGATTCGGCTGCACCAAGAAATTCCTATGCCTGAAGCGCGTCGTCAAGCCCTCAGCTTGCTGCAAGAGGTGAAACTGTTGCCCAGTGATGAGCAACTGGAGCAAGAATGTCTGGAGGATTTACAGAAAGACGGTAAGCTTTCTGAGCGAGATTTGATGCAGGCAGTGAATCAGCGTAAGCAAGCAATTTTGGAACGCTACCCTCATGAGCTTTCTGGCGGACAAATTCAACGCGTCATGATTGCGATGGCGATTTCTTGCAACCCAACTTTACTCATTGCTGATGAACCCACGACGGCGTTAGATGTAACGGTACAGGCAACAATTTTGGATTTGCTCAGAGAACTGCGCGATCGCCGGGGCATGTCCATCATGTTTATCACTCATGATCTAGGCATCATTGCCGAAATCGCCGATACTGTTGCGGTCATGTATCAGGGCAAAATTGTCGAATCAGGAGATGTGCTCGATATCTTTGCTGCCCCTCAGCATCCTTATACCAAAGGCTTACTCGCTTGTCGTCCTCGTCCTCAGCAGCGAATGCGTTATTTGCCAACCGTCTCTGATTTTATGGAAGTGAAGACAGAAGGAAACGCCACGATTATTCAGCCGAAGGTCATGACCGTAGAGCAGAAGGCGCATTTTACTGCCGAAGTAACGCCTGAAGAGACAAGCCAAAGACTGACCGCATTGGAAAAGCAACCGCCGCTACTGTCGGTTGATAGCCTGCAAGTGGGCTTCCCAATTCGCGGCGCTTTTGGTCAGACAAAACGTTATGTCATGGCAGTCAACAACGTTTCTTTTCAGGTTTATCCGGGCGAAACGCTGGGTTTGGTAGGCGAGTCGGGCTGCGGTAAAACCACACTTTCCCGGACGCTGCTACAACTGATCAAGTCGATGAGTGGCAAAATGGTGTTTGAAGGTAAAGATATTACCCAACTCAAGCCACGTGACCTACGCCAATTGCGGCGCGATATGCAAATTATTTTTCAAGACCCCTTTAGTTCGCTCGATCCGCGCACTTCGATCGGCGATGCTGTCATGGAGCCGTTGAATATTCATCAGGTAGAAAGCCGCCGCGATCGCCAACAGCGGGTTTCTTACCTGCTCGATCGTGTCGGGCTTGATCCGGCTTGGAGTAAACGCTTCCCCCACGAATTTTCGGGCGGACAGCGTCAACGGGTTTGCATTGCGCGGGCATTGGCGCTCAACCCTAAGTTTATTATTTGTGATGAATCAGTTTCGGCGCTGGATGTTTCAATTCAGGCGCAAGTGCTGAACCTGTTGAAAGAACTGCAAGATGAGTTCAAGCTAACTTATATTTTTATCTCCCATGATCTGAGCGTGGTTAAGTTTATGAGCGATCGCATCATGGTCATGAACCGAGGCAAAATTGAGGAGTTGGGCCCTGCCGATCGCGTTTATAATCAACCGCAGCAGGCTTATACTCGCCAACTGATTGCTGCAATTCCGACGGGAAACTTGCAGTCGATTCGCGATCGTCGAACTCAGCGGGCTAACTCCTGA
- a CDS encoding AbrB/MazE/SpoVT family DNA-binding domain-containing protein, with the protein MNTVVSTRIVKIGNSQGIRIPKLLLDQLDLGEEVELEVLDNQLVVRAISYPRHHWDEQFRSMAEHCDDKLVDQPIVSLTDWDNEWEWS; encoded by the coding sequence GTGAATACAGTTGTCAGTACGCGCATTGTTAAAATCGGCAATTCTCAAGGCATTCGTATTCCTAAGCTGCTGCTAGACCAGCTTGATTTGGGCGAAGAAGTAGAACTAGAAGTACTGGATAACCAGCTAGTAGTACGCGCCATTTCATACCCTCGTCATCACTGGGACGAACAGTTTCGTAGTATGGCAGAACATTGTGACGATAAGCTCGTCGATCAGCCTATCGTCAGTCTTACAGACTGGGACAATGAGTGGGAATGGTCGTAA
- a CDS encoding type II toxin-antitoxin system PemK/MazF family toxin, translating to MVVKRFEVYLIALDSTVGDEIQKTRPCLVISPDEMNRYISTVMIAPMTTKGRVYPSRVTCRFQEKEGQIVLDQIRTVDKTRLIKRLGQLEEIVQKDVLAVLAEMFAL from the coding sequence ATGGTCGTAAAACGGTTTGAAGTTTATTTGATTGCTCTTGACTCAACAGTGGGCGATGAAATCCAAAAAACTCGACCTTGCTTAGTCATCTCACCCGATGAAATGAATCGCTACATCAGCACGGTGATGATTGCGCCCATGACCACCAAGGGCAGAGTTTACCCTAGCCGAGTCACCTGCCGCTTTCAAGAAAAGGAAGGGCAAATTGTGTTGGATCAGATTCGCACAGTAGACAAGACACGGTTAATCAAGCGGTTAGGACAGCTTGAGGAGATAGTACAGAAAGATGTTTTGGCAGTTTTAGCAGAAATGTTTGCGCTGTAG
- a CDS encoding TIGR04283 family arsenosugar biosynthesis glycosyltransferase: protein MTERLIIFTRYPRPGKAKTRLIPALGAEGAANLQRQMTEHTLAQVKKLDPSISVEIWFADDCLEQGQMQEWLGTEWVYQPQGEGDLGDRLINAFQTAFAAGMERVVIIGTDCPGLDADRLSQAFQALQNHDLVLGDATDGGYYLIGLQRSIPELFKEIPWGTSAVRQQTVAIASQLGLTVAHLPALSDIDYPEDLPVWQAVLNAQRPPISIIIPTLNEAKALERWEHQANSGELIVVDGGSADETIALAKELGAIVLTSEPGRAQQMNQGAAIAQSDILLFLHADTRLPQHYLELIQKTLAQPQIVAGAFELTIEGNIPGLRWVEWGVNWRSRYLQMPYGDQAIFLKAETFQQLGGFAQLPIMEDFEFIKRLQKLGKIAIAPAAVITSGRRWQRLGVIKTTLINQLVIAAYSLGISPERIARLYRRR, encoded by the coding sequence ATGACAGAACGCCTAATTATCTTCACCCGCTACCCCCGTCCTGGCAAAGCTAAAACTCGTCTGATTCCTGCCCTCGGAGCCGAAGGCGCTGCTAATTTACAGCGCCAGATGACGGAACACACTTTGGCTCAGGTCAAAAAGCTAGACCCTTCTATATCAGTAGAAATTTGGTTTGCTGATGATTGCTTAGAGCAGGGACAGATGCAAGAGTGGCTGGGAACCGAATGGGTGTATCAACCTCAGGGCGAAGGAGATCTGGGCGATCGCTTGATCAATGCCTTTCAAACGGCGTTTGCCGCAGGCATGGAACGAGTCGTCATCATTGGCACCGACTGCCCTGGGCTGGATGCCGATCGCCTGAGCCAAGCCTTTCAAGCCCTCCAAAATCATGATTTAGTCCTGGGCGACGCAACCGACGGAGGCTATTATTTGATTGGCTTACAGCGATCGATCCCTGAATTATTTAAGGAGATCCCTTGGGGCACGTCGGCAGTTCGGCAACAGACTGTCGCGATCGCCAGTCAGTTAGGACTGACCGTTGCCCACCTGCCGGCTCTGAGCGATATAGACTATCCCGAAGATCTGCCCGTTTGGCAAGCCGTCCTCAATGCCCAACGCCCACCTATTTCAATCATCATCCCGACGTTAAATGAAGCCAAAGCCCTAGAACGGTGGGAGCATCAAGCAAACTCAGGCGAACTGATTGTCGTGGATGGCGGCAGCGCAGACGAGACGATCGCTTTGGCAAAAGAGCTAGGTGCAATAGTGCTGACCTCTGAGCCAGGTCGCGCCCAGCAAATGAACCAGGGGGCCGCGATCGCCCAATCCGACATTTTGCTGTTTCTCCACGCCGACACTCGCCTACCTCAGCACTATCTAGAACTGATTCAAAAAACCTTAGCTCAGCCCCAGATCGTGGCAGGCGCATTTGAATTAACCATTGAGGGCAATATTCCAGGATTACGCTGGGTTGAGTGGGGCGTAAACTGGCGATCGCGCTATTTGCAAATGCCCTACGGCGACCAAGCGATTTTCTTAAAAGCAGAAACCTTCCAGCAACTAGGCGGTTTTGCTCAACTGCCCATCATGGAGGACTTTGAGTTTATTAAGCGATTGCAGAAATTAGGGAAAATTGCGATCGCCCCTGCCGCAGTCATTACATCGGGGCGCAGATGGCAAAGGTTGGGGGTGATTAAAACCACGCTAATCAACCAACTCGTGATTGCAGCCTACTCTCTAGGCATTTCTCCCGAACGCATCGCGCGCTTATATCGCCGACGCTGA
- a CDS encoding insulinase family protein, producing the protein MIIGLAVLTLVLTVFGRSSALAVTPLHYTDLKFSPAPEITVPDLTRFELKNGMKVYLMEDHELPLVGGSVTVYTGDRLEPVTQVGLASIVGEVMRSGGTAQYPPDVLNQTLEQRAASVEAGIGTDSGSAGFSALSEDLDEVFGLFAEVLRQPAFPQEKIDFSKNQTKGGIARRNDDPADIASREFQKLIYGADSPYARTVEYETLDNITRDDIVGFYNKYYHPNNMLLGIVGDFEPAKMRSLIEAKLGDWQPNPNAAAFQNRSTLPAVAQAQKGGVFLIDQPQLTQSNILIGHLGGKLSDPDYAALSVLNEVLNGFGGRLVNEVRSRQGLAYSVYAYWSARFDYPGVFIGGGQTRSDATVPFVNSTLAELKKVRTAPITAPELTRAKDSVINSFIFSFATPGQTLSRVMRYDYYDYPEDFIFQYQKQVEATTIAQIQKAAQTHLKPENIVILVVGNAQEINPALTTLSPNTQVTPIDVTIPEPKA; encoded by the coding sequence ATGATCATTGGATTAGCGGTGCTAACCCTTGTCCTGACTGTCTTTGGTCGCTCCTCTGCTCTTGCCGTCACTCCCCTCCATTACACTGACCTGAAGTTTTCGCCTGCACCTGAAATCACAGTGCCCGACCTCACGCGCTTTGAGTTGAAAAACGGTATGAAGGTCTATCTTATGGAAGACCACGAACTGCCCTTGGTGGGAGGTTCGGTGACCGTGTACACGGGCGATCGCCTTGAACCTGTGACTCAGGTAGGTTTAGCCAGCATTGTCGGCGAAGTAATGCGCAGCGGGGGCACTGCCCAGTATCCTCCTGATGTTCTTAACCAAACTCTAGAACAACGCGCTGCCTCGGTTGAAGCAGGCATTGGCACTGACTCGGGTAGCGCTGGCTTTAGCGCCCTCAGTGAAGATCTAGACGAAGTATTTGGCTTATTTGCCGAGGTCTTGCGTCAACCTGCCTTCCCTCAAGAAAAAATTGATTTCTCTAAAAACCAAACGAAAGGTGGCATTGCTCGTCGTAACGATGATCCTGCCGATATTGCTAGCCGAGAGTTTCAAAAGCTGATTTATGGAGCCGATAGCCCTTACGCTCGTACCGTTGAATACGAAACGCTCGACAATATAACGCGCGATGATATTGTCGGTTTTTATAACAAGTACTATCACCCGAACAACATGCTGTTGGGCATTGTGGGTGATTTTGAGCCTGCAAAAATGCGATCGCTCATTGAGGCTAAACTAGGCGATTGGCAACCTAACCCCAACGCCGCTGCCTTTCAAAACCGGAGCACCTTACCCGCCGTTGCCCAAGCTCAAAAAGGCGGGGTCTTCTTGATTGACCAGCCCCAATTGACTCAAAGCAACATTCTCATTGGGCACCTCGGCGGCAAGCTCAGCGACCCAGACTACGCAGCCCTATCGGTTCTGAACGAAGTGCTGAATGGTTTTGGTGGCAGATTAGTGAATGAAGTGCGATCGCGCCAAGGCTTAGCCTATAGTGTCTACGCTTATTGGTCAGCCCGGTTTGACTATCCTGGCGTATTCATTGGCGGGGGGCAAACCCGCTCTGATGCCACTGTCCCCTTCGTTAACTCGACCCTGGCTGAACTGAAAAAAGTTCGTACCGCGCCCATCACTGCCCCAGAGCTAACCCGCGCCAAAGACTCAGTCATCAACTCCTTCATTTTCAGCTTCGCAACTCCAGGGCAAACCCTCTCACGGGTCATGCGCTACGACTACTATGACTACCCAGAAGATTTTATCTTTCAATATCAAAAGCAAGTCGAAGCAACAACGATCGCCCAAATTCAGAAAGCAGCCCAAACCCATCTTAAGCCCGAAAACATCGTCATCTTAGTTGTTGGTAACGCTCAAGAAATTAATCCAGCCCTCACGACTCTTAGCCCTAACACCCAAGTGACTCCCATTGATGTGACAATCCCAGAGCCAAAAGCTTAG
- a CDS encoding insulinase family protein: protein MRSSFLNKLQRQLAIAILAIVLLLGAPATAFAQTANIQPYIDGVISKISEFTLANGMKFIVMERHQAPVISLMTYVNIGAAYEAEGKTGAAHFLEHLAFKGTQRIGTTNYPAEKASLEQIDKLFTQLQAAKVAANTAEVTRLQAAFDAARAKAAKYIEQNKYGQIVEQAGGVGLNATTSADATRYFYSFPANKLELWMSLESERFLDPVFREFHEEKDVILEERRMRTDNSPIGKMIEEFLKTALPGHPYGRPVIGSAEDLQNMSRADIQEFYQTYYTPNNIIAAVVGDVDPKQVKQMAEAYFGRFKTRSSAPSLTVDVPAQVAPREVIVNLQTQPWYMEGYQRPAITSPDSPIYSMISSLLTAGRTSRLYKSLVEQQQLALSVNVSDTFPGDRYSNLMLLYALTAPGHTVEEVAAALDSEIQRLKTEPVSAEELDRVKTQSRAGLLRSLASNQGMASLLPEYEAKTGSWRNLFEDLKAIEAVTAEDVQRVAQETFQPKNLTVGKLLSAS, encoded by the coding sequence ATGCGTTCGTCTTTCTTGAACAAGCTTCAGCGGCAACTGGCGATCGCAATCTTGGCGATCGTTCTCCTTTTGGGCGCTCCTGCCACTGCCTTCGCCCAAACCGCTAATATCCAGCCCTACATTGACGGGGTGATCAGCAAGATATCAGAATTTACCCTTGCTAACGGCATGAAGTTTATTGTCATGGAGCGTCATCAGGCACCTGTCATATCCTTAATGACCTACGTCAACATTGGCGCAGCCTACGAAGCCGAGGGCAAAACTGGAGCAGCGCACTTTCTAGAGCACCTCGCTTTCAAAGGCACCCAACGCATTGGCACCACCAACTACCCAGCCGAAAAAGCCAGCCTTGAGCAAATCGACAAACTGTTTACGCAACTTCAGGCAGCAAAGGTCGCCGCAAACACTGCGGAAGTGACTCGCCTCCAAGCTGCCTTTGACGCTGCTAGAGCCAAGGCGGCAAAGTATATTGAGCAAAATAAATACGGGCAAATTGTTGAACAAGCAGGCGGTGTAGGACTCAACGCTACCACCTCCGCTGATGCCACCCGCTATTTCTACAGCTTCCCTGCCAACAAGCTAGAACTGTGGATGTCTCTGGAGTCTGAGCGTTTTCTAGATCCTGTTTTTCGGGAGTTTCATGAAGAGAAAGACGTGATTCTAGAAGAACGCCGCATGAGAACCGATAACTCGCCCATTGGCAAAATGATCGAAGAGTTCCTGAAAACTGCTTTACCAGGACATCCGTATGGTCGCCCAGTGATTGGATCTGCCGAAGATCTGCAAAATATGTCCCGTGCAGACATCCAGGAGTTTTATCAAACCTACTATACTCCCAACAACATTATTGCAGCCGTAGTTGGCGATGTTGACCCGAAGCAAGTTAAGCAGATGGCAGAAGCCTATTTTGGGCGGTTCAAAACCCGCTCTAGTGCGCCCAGTCTTACGGTCGATGTGCCTGCTCAAGTTGCTCCTAGGGAGGTAATAGTTAACCTGCAAACCCAGCCCTGGTATATGGAAGGCTATCAGCGCCCCGCTATCACTAGCCCTGATAGCCCTATCTATTCAATGATTAGCAGCTTGTTGACTGCTGGACGCACCTCTCGCCTCTACAAATCTTTAGTGGAGCAGCAGCAACTTGCCCTCAGTGTCAACGTTTCCGACACTTTTCCAGGCGATCGCTACTCCAATTTAATGTTGCTCTACGCGCTCACCGCCCCTGGTCACACCGTTGAAGAGGTTGCCGCCGCCCTCGACAGCGAAATTCAACGACTCAAGACTGAACCCGTTTCTGCTGAAGAACTCGATCGCGTCAAAACACAGTCTAGGGCAGGTTTACTCCGGAGCCTTGCTTCTAATCAAGGCATGGCAAGCCTTTTGCCAGAATATGAAGCTAAAACGGGTAGCTGGCGCAACCTGTTTGAAGACCTCAAGGCGATCGAAGCAGTCACGGCTGAAGACGTTCAGCGAGTGGCGCAGGAGACGTTCCAGCCCAAAAATTTGACCGTTGGAAAGCTGTTATCCGCGAGCTAA
- a CDS encoding sugar ABC transporter substrate-binding protein, with protein MQMRTWKKLGTLALLGLLTSWIISSCSPSAPTSSTGSTGTTANSPAEVEFWTMQLQPQFTDYFNALIAQFEKENPGTKVRWVDVPWADMQSKILTATSAGTAPDVVNLNPDFAAQLAGRNAWMDLDNRIPAQDRSQYLPKIWQSGTLDGKTFGIPWYLTTSVTIYNQDLLKKAGVAVPKTYAELAQVAKQVKEKTGKYAFFTTFVPEDSAEALQSFVQMGVPLLDAQGKAAFNTAAGKAVFQYWTDLYKQGFLPKEALTQGHRRAIELYQAGETAILISGSQFLKTIETNAPAIAKASSTAPQISGDTAKKNVAVMNLVIPRNTDQPDASLNFALFVTNNANQLNFAKAANVLPSTTAALADGYFTADAKTPLEQARLISAKQMQDAEVLLPANKDIKELQKIIYDNLQAAMLDEKTVDQAIADAAQEWDER; from the coding sequence ATGCAGATGAGAACCTGGAAAAAGTTAGGAACGCTTGCCCTGTTGGGACTGCTAACAAGCTGGATCATCAGTAGTTGCAGCCCTTCTGCCCCAACCAGCAGCACTGGCAGCACTGGAACAACAGCAAACAGTCCAGCAGAAGTTGAGTTCTGGACAATGCAACTCCAGCCCCAATTTACTGACTATTTCAACGCCCTCATTGCTCAGTTTGAAAAAGAAAATCCAGGGACAAAAGTCCGGTGGGTTGATGTGCCTTGGGCAGATATGCAGAGCAAAATTCTTACTGCAACCTCAGCCGGAACTGCCCCCGACGTGGTGAACCTTAACCCCGACTTTGCGGCTCAACTGGCGGGGCGCAATGCTTGGATGGATCTCGATAATCGCATTCCTGCCCAAGACCGATCGCAATATTTACCCAAAATTTGGCAATCTGGAACCTTGGATGGCAAAACTTTTGGGATTCCGTGGTATCTCACCACTAGCGTGACCATTTACAACCAAGATTTGCTGAAAAAAGCGGGTGTAGCAGTGCCCAAAACCTATGCTGAACTAGCACAGGTTGCTAAGCAGGTAAAAGAAAAAACTGGAAAGTATGCTTTCTTCACAACGTTTGTACCTGAAGATTCTGCGGAGGCGCTTCAGTCGTTTGTGCAAATGGGTGTGCCGCTGCTCGATGCTCAAGGAAAAGCGGCGTTTAATACTGCTGCTGGGAAAGCCGTGTTTCAGTATTGGACTGATCTTTATAAGCAGGGATTTTTGCCCAAAGAAGCCCTGACTCAAGGACATCGAAGGGCGATCGAACTCTACCAGGCGGGCGAAACGGCAATTTTGATTTCGGGATCACAGTTTCTCAAAACTATTGAAACCAATGCTCCAGCGATCGCCAAAGCCTCTAGTACGGCTCCCCAAATCTCTGGCGACACTGCCAAAAAGAACGTCGCGGTCATGAATCTCGTCATTCCTCGCAACACTGACCAACCGGATGCATCTCTCAACTTTGCTCTTTTCGTCACCAACAATGCCAATCAACTGAATTTTGCTAAAGCCGCCAACGTTTTGCCCTCCACCACTGCCGCTCTCGCAGATGGTTACTTTACCGCTGATGCCAAGACTCCGTTAGAGCAAGCTCGCCTCATTAGCGCTAAACAAATGCAGGATGCTGAGGTCTTACTGCCTGCGAATAAAGATATTAAAGAGTTGCAAAAAATTATTTACGATAACCTGCAAGCCGCAATGCTAGACGAAAAGACGGTTGATCAAGCGATCGCCGATGCTGCCCAAGAGTGGGACGAGCGCTAA